In a genomic window of bacterium:
- a CDS encoding N-acetylmuramoyl-L-alanine amidase, with protein sequence MTGWYVFVVIVAGRFARVLSQFCRTAAASLLVLAFCASVASAQNASSGGFTSEDIAERDNLIAAQETLLNVYRCRFGVDIGAVPGGCTNGYPTQGFSRPGEFVGIPTSEDIAVRDELIAVQEALLNTYRCRFDFEIDTHVTSEGCPGQAPFGADSVVHPRRLVRPDDLEGDPPPGLITPSGVSVAVVGVNEGRFVVATPCGSISTVRAGLPLQGVRVVIDPGHGGSYDVGAVGPNGLAERDLNLTLSHAVLNELSSRGIPAASTRNGHYGSLLSVRAAFAGALGAEALVSIHHNGPTYRTGNQPGTEVYVQSVSAQQARTDSARLGGLLYQEITNALSGFDNVAWSRVADAGVLRVLLPRGSDAYGMIRRPNVPAVLVEYGYLTNRSEAALFATDEYIRVAAKATANAIEAYLNTDRSGTEPNRRPRVFDPARAPSSCNEVALE encoded by the coding sequence GTGACCGGTTGGTACGTTTTCGTGGTGATCGTTGCTGGACGATTCGCTCGGGTTTTGTCCCAATTCTGTCGGACAGCGGCAGCGAGTCTGCTGGTGCTGGCGTTCTGCGCTTCGGTTGCGAGCGCACAGAATGCCTCTAGTGGCGGGTTCACCAGCGAAGACATCGCGGAACGCGACAACCTGATTGCCGCCCAGGAAACGCTGTTGAATGTCTATCGATGCCGATTCGGCGTCGACATTGGGGCTGTTCCCGGCGGTTGCACCAATGGCTATCCCACCCAGGGGTTTTCCCGACCGGGGGAGTTTGTGGGGATTCCCACTTCCGAAGACATTGCCGTTCGAGACGAGCTGATCGCCGTGCAGGAGGCGCTGCTCAACACCTACCGCTGCCGATTCGACTTCGAAATCGACACTCACGTCACTTCCGAAGGCTGCCCCGGCCAGGCCCCATTCGGAGCAGACTCGGTCGTTCACCCTCGACGACTGGTGCGGCCCGACGACCTCGAGGGCGATCCTCCGCCGGGGCTGATCACGCCAAGTGGGGTCTCGGTTGCCGTAGTGGGGGTGAATGAGGGGAGATTTGTGGTGGCGACACCGTGCGGCTCGATTTCGACGGTTCGTGCTGGTCTGCCCCTCCAGGGGGTGCGAGTGGTGATAGATCCCGGTCATGGAGGCTCATATGACGTCGGGGCAGTGGGACCCAACGGCTTGGCCGAGCGCGACTTGAACCTGACCCTCAGCCATGCGGTGCTGAACGAGTTATCGAGTCGGGGCATTCCGGCCGCTTCCACCCGGAATGGTCATTACGGGTCGTTGTTGTCGGTTCGAGCCGCCTTTGCCGGTGCCCTGGGAGCAGAAGCTCTGGTGTCGATCCACCACAACGGGCCCACCTACCGCACCGGGAACCAGCCGGGCACCGAGGTGTACGTGCAGTCGGTGTCGGCTCAACAGGCTCGCACCGATTCCGCTCGCCTCGGCGGGCTCCTCTATCAAGAGATCACCAACGCATTGTCAGGCTTCGACAACGTGGCGTGGAGCCGGGTGGCCGATGCAGGGGTGTTGCGGGTTTTGTTGCCCAGGGGTAGCGACGCCTACGGGATGATCAGACGGCCCAATGTTCCCGCGGTCCTCGTCGAGTACGGCTACCTGACCAACCGCTCCGAGGCCGCCTTGTTCGCTACCGACGAGTACATTCGCGTGGCGGCCAAAGCCACCGCCAATGCCATAGAGGCCTATCTGAACACCGACCGCTCGGGAACAGAGCCAAACCGGCGACCACGGGTTTTCGACCCGGCGCGGGCACCCTCTTCCTGCAACGAGGTGGCGTTGGAGTAG
- a CDS encoding glycerophosphodiester phosphodiesterase family protein: MHRLLRKTESLLQVAFLSTLVMLAALLAACGDSDGSAPSVEQATASSAPAATPTASPTEAPTAVPTPTQAATPVAAEENLAEPEPAEQTPVATPTAPPPTSTPEPAGAVLPPVPTPAASTVRELLALGRPLVIGHAGGDRSWPHSTMYAFSQAAYAGVDVLEMDLQMTADRVLVVHHDDTVDRTTNATGRVRDMTYEELQALDNAYWWSEEWPSHDLAPDAYPYRGIRSGDVAPPEGYGPDDFRVETFRAVALAFPEHVLDVEIKTPAGDDGEDDIDFILEMAVVLAAEIEELDRTDSVVVVSFRDEALVGFRELAPEVVTSPGQDALPTWAFASVPLHPNDLILQVPPTFSGLDVLTPDLLGKAADEGLAVWVWPNEDWQEDPDYYAELIDLPVDGVIAGRPAEAVERFRADGDIP, translated from the coding sequence GTGCATCGATTGCTGAGGAAGACGGAATCGCTGCTGCAGGTCGCCTTCTTGTCGACGCTGGTCATGCTTGCCGCGCTGCTGGCGGCGTGTGGCGATTCAGATGGCAGTGCTCCGAGCGTCGAGCAAGCCACCGCATCGTCGGCTCCTGCCGCAACTCCAACCGCCTCTCCCACCGAAGCTCCCACCGCTGTTCCCACCCCGACGCAAGCCGCAACCCCGGTGGCCGCTGAGGAGAATTTGGCGGAGCCGGAGCCAGCCGAACAAACACCCGTTGCCACCCCTACCGCGCCGCCGCCGACAAGCACACCGGAGCCAGCCGGGGCAGTTCTTCCCCCGGTCCCGACTCCGGCGGCCAGCACGGTGCGCGAGTTGTTGGCGCTGGGTCGGCCGTTGGTCATCGGCCACGCGGGGGGCGACCGCTCGTGGCCCCACTCCACCATGTACGCCTTCTCTCAGGCGGCTTATGCCGGGGTCGACGTATTGGAAATGGACTTGCAGATGACCGCCGACCGAGTGCTGGTGGTGCATCACGACGACACCGTCGACCGGACCACCAATGCCACCGGACGAGTGCGGGACATGACCTACGAAGAGCTTCAGGCGCTCGACAACGCCTACTGGTGGTCGGAGGAGTGGCCGAGCCACGACCTAGCTCCTGACGCCTACCCCTATCGGGGCATTCGCTCTGGTGATGTCGCTCCTCCCGAGGGGTACGGCCCCGATGACTTCCGGGTGGAGACATTCCGGGCGGTGGCGCTGGCGTTTCCAGAGCATGTGCTGGACGTGGAGATCAAGACTCCCGCAGGCGACGACGGCGAGGACGACATCGACTTCATCCTTGAGATGGCGGTAGTGCTGGCTGCGGAGATCGAGGAGTTAGATCGCACCGACTCGGTGGTGGTGGTGTCGTTCCGCGACGAGGCGCTGGTCGGATTCCGGGAATTGGCACCTGAAGTCGTTACCAGCCCTGGTCAGGATGCCTTGCCGACGTGGGCATTCGCATCGGTCCCGCTGCACCCCAACGACCTCATCTTGCAAGTGCCGCCCACCTTCAGCGGCCTTGACGTGCTCACTCCCGACCTGCTGGGCAAAGCCGCCGACGAAGGATTGGCGGTGTGGGTGTGGCCCAACGAGGACTGGCAGGAAGACCCCGATTACTACGCCGAGCTCATTGATCTACCGGTGGACGGGGTGATCGCGGGCCGGCCCGCCGAAGCAGTCGAGCGCTTCCGAGCCGACGGCGACATCCCCTG
- a CDS encoding histidine phosphatase family protein yields the protein MQIAFIRHGQPERERNIDKIADPGLSELGKWQAERLADWLEHEPFDHIISSTKRRAIETIEPLAARLGMDIELEEDFTEIDRNSKVYLPTELLASEGGEYYEAIRAQDYAAIGWDTPEEFHKRVMAAFERLCEARPGQHIAVACHGGVVNRVVSELVMASERIHLQVSYSGICRVWIDDNRRMLMSMNETGHCCATRTEVTGHMRDGIVVAPQY from the coding sequence GTGCAGATCGCCTTCATCCGCCACGGCCAGCCCGAGCGAGAGCGGAATATCGACAAAATTGCCGATCCCGGTTTGAGCGAGTTGGGCAAATGGCAGGCGGAGCGGCTGGCCGACTGGTTAGAGCACGAGCCTTTCGACCACATCATCTCCAGCACCAAGCGCCGGGCCATCGAGACCATCGAGCCGCTGGCCGCCCGTTTGGGCATGGACATCGAGCTGGAAGAGGACTTCACCGAGATCGACCGCAACTCCAAGGTGTACTTGCCCACCGAGCTGCTGGCGTCCGAGGGCGGCGAGTACTACGAGGCCATTCGAGCTCAGGACTACGCCGCAATCGGCTGGGACACTCCCGAGGAATTCCACAAGCGGGTGATGGCCGCCTTCGAGCGGTTGTGTGAGGCCCGACCTGGGCAGCACATCGCGGTGGCCTGCCACGGTGGCGTGGTCAACCGGGTGGTGTCCGAACTAGTGATGGCGTCGGAGCGGATTCATCTCCAGGTTTCCTATTCCGGCATCTGCCGAGTGTGGATCGACGACAATCGCCGGATGCTGATGAGCATGAACGAAACCGGCCATTGCTGCGCCACCCGCACCGAGGTCACCGGACACATGCGCGACGGGATCGTGGTCGCCCCTCAGTACTAG
- a CDS encoding carboxymuconolactone decarboxylase family protein → MDKKEADRVAWNNIMLADPPDSDDLYLRFTKRVFSDVWSRPALGTRERRLVTLTAIAATGNGPILPHHLKPALESGDLTTNELAEWVVHLAHYAGWPASAQAYTALRMAAAELGIEFEDDDWRN, encoded by the coding sequence ATGGACAAAAAAGAAGCAGATCGTGTCGCCTGGAACAACATCATGCTGGCCGATCCCCCCGACAGCGACGACCTGTACCTCCGGTTCACCAAGCGGGTGTTCAGCGACGTGTGGAGCCGCCCTGCGCTGGGAACGCGGGAACGGCGCCTGGTCACGCTGACTGCCATCGCCGCCACCGGCAACGGCCCCATCCTGCCCCACCACTTGAAGCCAGCCTTGGAGTCGGGCGACCTCACCACCAACGAACTGGCCGAATGGGTGGTGCATCTGGCCCACTACGCCGGCTGGCCGGCCAGTGCTCAGGCCTATACCGCCCTGCGGATGGCCGCCGCCGAACTCGGCATAGAGTTCGAAGACGACGACTGGCGGAACTAG